A window of Arcobacter sp. F2176 contains these coding sequences:
- a CDS encoding beta-ketoacyl synthase chain length factor yields the protein MKINLEIIDASHIFAEKEIANLKTKELVPKMIIRRRLTRASKLVLELISNVNFKDGRIIFGTSYGELLSTSKILNAISNNEILSPTDFQNSVYNTPVSYASILSNNTNEILTVSAGEETSLKVLKVGAVKALDSDEILLVCAETLDIDNIEEVNNCIKYLESAVALKVKITKEQATIDFINIQNDEYPKSIEHMIHISKFFKKNEKNIIEVNI from the coding sequence ATGAAAATAAATTTAGAAATAATAGATGCTTCACATATTTTTGCAGAAAAAGAAATTGCTAATTTAAAGACAAAAGAATTAGTTCCTAAAATGATAATAAGAAGAAGACTAACAAGAGCTTCAAAACTTGTACTTGAACTTATTTCAAATGTAAACTTCAAAGATGGAAGAATAATATTTGGAACATCATATGGTGAATTATTATCAACATCAAAGATATTAAATGCAATATCAAATAATGAGATTTTATCTCCTACAGATTTTCAAAATTCTGTTTATAATACACCTGTATCTTATGCTTCTATATTATCAAATAATACTAATGAAATTTTAACAGTTTCAGCAGGAGAAGAAACTTCTTTAAAAGTTTTAAAAGTAGGTGCAGTAAAAGCTTTAGACAGTGACGAGATATTATTAGTTTGTGCAGAAACATTAGATATAGATAACATAGAAGAAGTAAATAACTGTATCAAGTATTTAGAAAGTGCTGTTGCACTAAAAGTTAAAATTACAAAAGAACAAGCAACAATAGATTTTATAAATATACAAAATGATGAATATCCAAAATCAATAGAACATATGATTCATATCTCTAAATTTTTTAAAAAAAATGAAAAAAATATAATAGAAGTTAATATCTAA
- a CDS encoding beta-ketoacyl-[acyl-carrier-protein] synthase family protein — MKINNKAYINYFDSISCAGNNSEELFKSICLEKNTIAINSTYVKERSVAIGQIQKDKDLNIILKERCDKLLDITKLINFSNTLLLIGSSVGGMNETEKLFFKNKNYKKINPKKHPVDAIAYFLKQNYKFLDDISFSTACTSSANALGYAKEVISKGIYENVLVIGIDALSFTTVCGFSALSVLSSNPCTPFDKNREGMNVAEGFGILLLQNKKEKNSIELCGVGYSSDSHHMTQPHPEGLGAKKAMENALKNANLHINDISYINAHGTGTYANDFSELNAIKSLFTDIKPKVSSTKSITGHTLGAAGAIEAIISCMVLKEQIIPSNKGLKKIEIDDINYSFETTSSKVNYVLSNSFAFGGNNTSLIFGLVK, encoded by the coding sequence ATGAAAATAAATAATAAAGCCTATATAAATTATTTTGATTCAATTTCTTGTGCAGGAAATAATTCAGAAGAGTTATTTAAGTCAATTTGTTTAGAGAAGAATACCATTGCAATAAATTCTACCTATGTTAAAGAAAGAAGTGTTGCAATTGGACAAATACAAAAAGATAAAGATTTAAATATTATTTTAAAAGAAAGATGTGATAAATTATTAGATATAACAAAGTTAATTAATTTTTCAAATACTCTTTTATTAATTGGTTCTTCTGTTGGAGGAATGAATGAAACAGAAAAACTTTTTTTCAAAAATAAAAATTACAAAAAAATCAATCCAAAAAAACATCCTGTTGATGCTATAGCATACTTTTTAAAACAAAATTATAAATTCCTTGATGATATATCTTTTTCTACAGCATGTACTTCAAGTGCAAATGCTTTAGGCTATGCAAAAGAAGTAATTTCAAAAGGTATATATGAAAATGTATTAGTTATTGGAATAGATGCATTATCTTTTACCACTGTTTGTGGATTTTCAGCATTAAGTGTTTTATCATCAAACCCATGCACCCCTTTTGATAAAAATAGAGAAGGTATGAATGTAGCTGAAGGTTTTGGAATTTTATTATTACAAAATAAAAAAGAAAAGAATTCTATAGAACTATGTGGAGTTGGATACAGTTCAGACTCTCACCATATGACACAACCACACCCAGAAGGATTAGGGGCAAAAAAAGCAATGGAAAATGCTTTAAAAAATGCGAATTTACATATAAATGATATCTCATACATAAATGCTCATGGTACAGGAACTTATGCCAATGATTTTTCTGAATTAAATGCAATAAAATCTTTGTTTACTGATATAAAACCAAAAGTTAGTTCAACAAAGTCAATAACAGGGCATACATTAGGAGCTGCGGGGGCTATAGAAGCAATTATATCTTGTATGGTTTTAAAAGAACAAATTATTCCTTCAAATAAAGGCTTAAAAAAAATAGAAATAGATGATATAAATTATTCTTTTGAAACTACTTCATCTAAAGTTAATTATGTACTTAGTAATTCTTTTGCCTTTGGTGGAAATAATACTTCATTAATTTTTGGACTTGTTAAATGA
- a CDS encoding phosphopantetheine-binding protein — translation MITINEFKEVLIEGLNLEDFTIDDIEDDAPLFGEDGIGLDSVDSIELVLIIEKEYGVKISNTEQYQDIFASVSSLLNYINENK, via the coding sequence ATGATAACTATTAATGAGTTTAAAGAAGTACTAATTGAAGGTCTAAATTTAGAAGACTTTACAATTGATGACATCGAAGATGATGCACCTTTATTTGGAGAAGATGGGATAGGATTAGATTCTGTTGATTCAATTGAATTAGTTTTAATTATCGAAAAAGAATATGGTGTAAAAATAAGTAATACTGAACAATATCAAGATATTTTTGCATCTGTATCTAGTTTATTAAACTATATTAATGAAAATAAATAA